The window TATTATGTTTTTTGTCTTCTTCAGGATTTAGAAGTTATCCCTAAAAATAAGCGGGCAAAGTTACTTTTTTATAATGTGAAGCGACATATTATATTAATTTTCTTATTAAATGCCATTTTATTCTTACTTTATTTCTATGCTAAATTCTCTTTTATCAAGATAGTGATTATCATAATCTGGATAATTGCCTTCTTAACATTCATGATTGTTGGAGGCCTAATCTTTCCACTCTTTATATCTAAATTGTCCGAACGAAATATCCGGAGGTTGTTTTGGGTGTATTTTGTTAGTATGTTTGAATTATCTTTGTTAATCTTAGTTCTTCTTAAAAAGGATATAACCGCACCGGAACTGATGAAGATTCTTCTTGGATATTACGGAATGATTGTTGTCATGAGTTATCTTATTTGGAGGCTCATAAAATCCGAACTGTACATAAGATATAAGCATAGTATTCAAAGGTCATATCAGAACAAGCTACCTTTTGTAATAATATCTACTAAGAATGGACTACACAAGGGATATTTGCACGATATAGTTAGTTCTCAGGTGCTGACCTTAAAAACTGGGAATACGTTCATTCCAATATTTTGGGAAAATATAGATGAACTTGAAATAATCCCGCGATTTTTTATTGAGCCATGAGGAGAATAATTACTCCTCCATCTCCATCCCGTAAACCTTCTCTGGATTTTCTACATGAATCTTGTAAACGTCCTCCTCCGTGAACAGGCCGTTCTGGAGGAAGGCCTTTGTCCTCCTCGGCACTGTCTTCGGCCCTAAAACGGCTCCGGGACGGCGTTTGTCGTCTATGTAGTCCGTCTCCATCATGAAGCGGTTGCCCTGCTTGATGGCCTCGGCAATGTTCTTCTTGCTCGCGATTATGCTCGGGAAGACACCGACTTCTTCGGCAACCTTCACCAGCGGCGGCGAGAAGTGCTTGACGACCCTGTACGGCTTTATTCCGACCTCCTCAACTATCTCGCCCAGCTCGCGGAACTTGGCCTCGTCGAAGCTCTCCGTGTGGAGCTGGACCGCGCAGTCGGCTTCCTTGGCCAAGCTCATCCCGTACTTCATCAGCTCGATGCTCGCATCCCAGATCTCGGGCGGAACCTCGTAGTGGGGTCTGCCTATCTCGCCTATCGCTACCGCTTTCCCCTCAAGGCAGAGCCTCTGGGCGTATTCTAAGGCCTTCATCACTTCGTTCTTGGCATATTCGAGGCCCTTTTTCTCTGCAAGGTAGACGAACTCCGCTGGATGGACGCCGACGACGGCGTATGCTTTTACAGGTGTTTCTTTGTTTATCTTCTCCACAAGCTCAATGTGGAAGTCCATGGCTTTGATGAAATCCTCTGCGCTCATTCCAGGGAAGCCGTAGTCGTGGGCCGTCTTGTAGACCACCATCAGGTGGGTTCCGCCAGCTCTGTGGAACTGCTTGACAGCTTCCAGAAACAGGCCCTTGAAAGGATCAACGTGGAAGTGGTCATCGAGGATTATCATTTCCCTCACCTCACGACTGATAGACTTCAAGGGTATCTCCCTCTTCCGCTTTAGTAATTCCCTCGAGAATGAGTGCAGCCTTGTCTCCGTCGACGACAAAATCCACAGCCTTTCTACCTTTCTCTATCCTGTAGATCACTGCGGCTTTCTTTCCCTTAACCTTGTAGCCTGGATAGATTACTCCTCTCTCCACGGTCCCCACGAGGGTTTCGCGTCCCATGATGTGGAAGACCTTCTCAACGTGGAACTTTCCAACTGGCTTCCTCGAGACTATCTGAATTTCCTCAGTGTCGGTTTCCTTCTTCCCACCGAACAGTCTGCTTAGGAATCCCATGCTCTCCCCCGAGAGGGATTGAAAAGGGGAAATTAAAAAGATTGCCGGCTAAAGCTTCACGATGTGCACTGAACAGGAAATGCACGGATCAAAGGCTCTAACCGTTTCCTCCAGCCTCTGGACGAGTACCGTCTCGTCCGTCTCTCCGTAGAGTTTTCTCGCTTCCTTGAACAGGCTTGCCTCCATCATAGCGTGGTTTAAAGCCGTGGGCGTTATGATGTTCGAGTAGGCGATTTTGCCCCCAGAGTCAATGCGGTAGTGATGTATTAGGACACCCCTAGGCGCTTCCACGTACCCTATGCCCTCGCCTTCTTTGACTTCAACGGGAACGTTTTCACCCTTTATGCCCTTGTCGAGGAGTTTCTTTGCTATCTCTCCCGCCCTTTCAAGCGCGTAGACGAGCTCTATGGCCTGAGCGAGGTTGTTGTAGCTGACGTAACCGGTGGCGAGCTTTTCCC of the Thermococcus onnurineus NA1 genome contains:
- a CDS encoding TatD family hydrolase, which encodes MIILDDHFHVDPFKGLFLEAVKQFHRAGGTHLMVVYKTAHDYGFPGMSAEDFIKAMDFHIELVEKINKETPVKAYAVVGVHPAEFVYLAEKKGLEYAKNEVMKALEYAQRLCLEGKAVAIGEIGRPHYEVPPEIWDASIELMKYGMSLAKEADCAVQLHTESFDEAKFRELGEIVEEVGIKPYRVVKHFSPPLVKVAEEVGVFPSIIASKKNIAEAIKQGNRFMMETDYIDDKRRPGAVLGPKTVPRRTKAFLQNGLFTEEDVYKIHVENPEKVYGMEMEE
- the pbp11 gene encoding tRNA-binding protein Pbp11, whose product is MGFLSRLFGGKKETDTEEIQIVSRKPVGKFHVEKVFHIMGRETLVGTVERGVIYPGYKVKGKKAAVIYRIEKGRKAVDFVVDGDKAALILEGITKAEEGDTLEVYQS